The following DNA comes from Clostridia bacterium.
TTGGACGGATCTTGCTCTATTTTTTTTCTCATCCTTCTAATATTTACATCAACAATCTTAGGATCTCCTACAAAATCATTTCCCCACACAAGGTCAAGCAACTCATCTCTGCTGAATGCCTTGCCCGACTCCTCCATAAACTTCTTTATCAAAAGATACTCCTTTGGAGTCAAGTTTAACTCTCTTTCATTTTTGTATACTTTCCGTGAATATGTATCTATCTTAAAAGGAGGATATTCGATAAACCGTTTTGACCTGCCAGAGCTTTGTTTTACCACTCTTCTCTCTAAAGCCTTAACCCTTAGTAATAGCTCTGTAGGGTTAAACGGCTTTATTATATAATCATCTGCTCCGTATTGGAGACCCATTATCTTATCCATATCCTGACTTCTTGCAGTGAGCATTATAATTCCTACCCGGGGAAGCTCTTGTCTCAATATCTCGCACACCTTGTATCCATCTATTCCTGGGAGCATTATATCCAAGACAACAATATCCGGCCTTTCTAGCCTGGCCTTCTCTAAAGCCTGTTCTCCTGTTTCAGCTTCAATAACAGTGTACCCTCCGCTCTTAAAGCTGAGCTTTAAAAACCCCCTTATACTGCTCTCATCCTCTACAATCAATATCTTGTTTCTCATATTGTCAACCTCAAAACCCTTCTTTGTTGCTTTTTATTCAGTATAGCATTTATTAATAAAAAACTCTAACCTTTTAAGTCAGAGTTTTGTTGGTAATTTAAACTAATTTGCATCCCGTTATTTTATAAAATACTGGCTAATCTTGCTGCTGGTATTCTTGCAATTTTTGTTGAAATAATTCTACATCTATGTCGTCTTCATCATACCC
Coding sequences within:
- a CDS encoding response regulator transcription factor; the protein is MRNKILIVEDESSIRGFLKLSFKSGGYTVIEAETGEQALEKARLERPDIVVLDIMLPGIDGYKVCEILRQELPRVGIIMLTARSQDMDKIMGLQYGADDYIIKPFNPTELLLRVKALERRVVKQSSGRSKRFIEYPPFKIDTYSRKVYKNERELNLTPKEYLLIKKFMEESGKAFSRDELLDLVWGNDFVGDPKIVDVNIRRMRKKIEQDPS